A DNA window from Vigna angularis cultivar LongXiaoDou No.4 chromosome 1, ASM1680809v1, whole genome shotgun sequence contains the following coding sequences:
- the LOC108327167 gene encoding uncharacterized protein LOC108327167 yields MTYNLGFVVVIVRSDIATGVRGRKTFIILGCERGGKYRKYKANVVASVYGTCKCECPFRLKGKPCSDGAGWVLKVMCGHHNYELAETLVGHPYADRLNTSEKSLLVDMTKRITFSAAFAFLSTQRQSNFTWALEKLKGLFLTSEGGPKVIVTDQDLALMNVIANVFPESYQMLCRFHILKNVKAECKMLVHSTEVSEVLMDAWENVMDCADESLFAEYVNDFQYASSSWPLFFEYVNQTWIILYITYFVKFWTNKVMHLGNTTTNRAESAHWSLKKVLGNSMGDLCSCWDNIHNVIILQHNKIKASFESSLLLTSDHFKGYKYRELIGRVSRYALNLIAKELKILSIKDELKQVEERFNEVDVGGKVTIKQKLLDIVCPTLTSMVPPLHKVKTKGAQKSKVKRSERSTTRDPSYFEYVDAFHSTIESSSMRSKLQSKPKAMKKRRVPMIDQFHSTTHPFIVDVVDVVADGHCGYRCIAALLGLGEDSWPVIRNELYKELSAWRDEYASLVGGYDRLEELRNSLLANMNKWMTLPDIGYAIVNRYNVILVCLSYSQNYTIFPLRSKPPSNITQHRLICIGHVHGCHFVQVKLQEGCPLPMVNIMSSTHCYPEARAWSSIYTSRMHAFEQLMDITTSYVDLGDS; encoded by the exons ATGACTTATAatttaggatttgttgtggTAATAGTAAGATCTGACATAGCTACTGGTGTACGGGGAAGAAAAACGTTCATCATacttggatgtgaaagagggggAAAATATAGGAAATACAAAGCTAATGTAGTGGCTAGTGTATACGGCACTTGTAAATGTGAATGTCCGTTTAGATTAAAGGGTAAACCATGTTCAGATGGGGCCGGATGGGTGTTGAAGGTGATGTGTGGACATCACAACTATGAGTTGGCTGAAACTTTAGTTGGTCACCCTTATGCTGACAGGTTAAATACGAGTGAGAAGTCATTACTGGTTGATATGACAAAGA GGATAACCTTCTCAGCAGCATTTGCTTTCTTGTCTACTCAAAGGCAGAGTAATTTCACATGGGCTTTGGAAAAGctaaaaggtttatttttaacatctgaGGGTGGTCCTAAAGTCATTGTCACTGACCAAGACTTGGCTTTGATGAATGTCATTGCAAATGTATTCCCTGAGTCATATCAGATGTTATGTCGGTTCcacatccttaaaaatgttaaagctgAATGCAAAATGTTAGTTCATTCTACTGAGGTTTCGGAAGTGTTGATGGATGCATGGGAAAATGTGATGGATTGTGCTGATGAAAGCTTGTTTGCTGAGTATGTGAATGATTTTCAATACGCAAGCAGTTCATGGCctttgttctttgaatatgtCAATCAGACTTGGATTATTCTGTACATCACATACTTTGTAAAGTTCTGGACGAACAAAGTAATGCATTTAGggaacacaaccacaaatag ggcTGAATCTGCTCATTGGAGTCTGAAGAAAGTTCTGGGCAATAGTATGGGTGATTTGTGTTCTTGTTGGGATAATATTCATAATGTCATTATCCtacaacacaacaagattaaggcgtcatttgaaagtagtttgttGCTCACGAGTGACCATTTTAAAGGCTACAAATATAGAGAACTTATTGGACGTGTGTCTCGATATGCATTGAATCTCATTGCTaaggaattgaaaata TTATCCATTAAAGATGAGTTGAAACAAGTAGAAGAACGATTCAATGAGGTTGACGTTGGCGGTAAAGTCACCATCAAGCAGAAGTTACTTGATATTGTTTGTCCTACATTGACATCAATGGTCCCTCCATTACATAAAGTCAAGACAAAGGGTGCAcaaaaaagtaaagttaaaCGAAGTGAAAGGTCTACTACGCGGGATCCATCATATTTTGAGTATGTGGACGCCTTTCATTCAACCATAGAATCTTCATCTATGAGAAGTAAATTACAATCAAAGCCAAAAGCAATGAAGAAAAGGAGAGTTCCAATGATAGACCAGTTTCATTCTACTACTCACCCCTTCATTGTGgacgttgttgatgttgtggctGATGGTCACTGTGGGTATAGATGCATTGCTGCATTGTTGGGACTcggagaagattcatggcccGTTATTAGGAATGAGTTGTACAAAGAACTCAGTGCATGGCGTGATGAATATGCAAGCCTAGTAGGAGGCTATGATAGACTAGAAGAACTGAGGAACTCTTTGTTG GCTAACATGAACAAGTGGATGACATTACCAGACATTGGTTATGCAATTGTTAACCGATATAACGTTATCTTAGTGTGTTTGTCATACTCTCAAAATTATACTATCTTCCCACTACGTTCCAAACCACCTTCTAATATAACTCAACATCGCTTAATTTGTATAGGACATGTTCATGGATGTCATTTTGTGCAG GTTAAGCTACAAGAAGGTTGTCCGTTGCCCATGGTGAATATCATGTCCTCAACCCACTGTTATCCTGAGGCACGAGCGTGGTCATCTATTTATACTAGTAGGATGCACGCATTTGAACAGTTGATGGACATAACAACATCTTATGTTGACTTAGGTGATtcgtga
- the LOC108336758 gene encoding REF/SRPP-like protein At1g67360 — protein sequence MATTTERDVENKGHEGLKHLGFVKIAAIKGFVCVSNLYHFAKQNSGPLRSAVGTVEDTVTTVLGPVYHKFKGVPNRLLLFVDNKVDEATHKFDEHAPSLVKEVASQANCLVQEMTNKAEKVVSEAQSGGARGAAQYVARESKKIVVFSSVKLWGGLNHYPSFHAVAEIAVPTAAHWSEKYNNVVKGMGKKGGGVLGYLPLIPIDDIAKAFKQGGGNVNEDEAGSEGEDSS from the exons ATGGCCACCACCACAGAG AGGGATGTGGAGAACAAGGGCCACGAAGGACTGAAACATCTTGGGTTTGTTAAGATTGCGGCCATTAAAGGCTTTGTGTGTGTTTCGAATCTCTACCACTTCGCGAAGCAAAATTCAGGACCCTTGAGATCTGCTGTTGGAACCGTCGAAGATACAGTAACTACTGTTCTGGGTCCTGTCTACCACAAATTTAAGGGTGTCCCAAACCGTCTTCTCCTTTTTGTGGACAATAAG GTGGATGAAGCAACCCACAAATTCGATGAGCATGCACCTTCTCTGGTTAAGGAAGTTGCAAGCCAAGCGAATTGTTTGGTCCAGGAAATGACAAACAAGGCTGAAAAAGTAGTGAGTGAGGCTCAATCTGGTGGGGCACGAGGAGCAGCACAATATGTTGCCAGAGAGTCAAAGAAAATTGTGGTGTTTAGTTCTGTGAAATTGTGGGGTGGTCTCAACCACTATCCATCATTCCATGCAGTGGCAGAAATAGCAGTTCCCACTGCTGCACACTGGTCAGAAAAGTACAACAATGTGGTGAAGGGAATGGGTAAAAAGGGTGGTGGTGTGTTAGGGTATTTGCCTCTGATTCCAATTGATGACATAGCCAAGGCGTTTAAGCAGGGGGGAGGCAATGTGAATGAAGATGAAGCAGGTTCTGAAGGAGAGGATTCTTCTTga